In one window of Bradyrhizobium sp. AZCC 1721 DNA:
- a CDS encoding DUF6691 family protein — translation MWIIAPLICGLIFGAGLLISGMVQPTKVLGFLDIFGAWDPSLAVVMAAALAVSIPGFMLADGRARPWFTGQYFRPGKSGIDLPLVAGAGLFGIGWGLVGLCPGPALESLATLSPGIIVFVAAMAAGMIAHDAWQQSRLTAQRDRQLASATDG, via the coding sequence ATGTGGATCATTGCTCCTCTAATTTGCGGCCTGATCTTCGGCGCGGGCCTGTTGATTTCGGGCATGGTGCAGCCGACCAAAGTCCTCGGCTTCCTCGATATCTTCGGCGCGTGGGATCCGAGTCTCGCGGTGGTGATGGCCGCGGCGCTGGCTGTGTCGATACCCGGCTTCATGCTGGCTGACGGCCGTGCGCGGCCGTGGTTTACCGGGCAATATTTTCGGCCGGGCAAATCGGGAATCGATCTGCCGCTGGTTGCAGGCGCCGGGCTGTTTGGAATCGGCTGGGGCCTCGTTGGGTTGTGCCCGGGGCCGGCGCTGGAAAGCCTGGCGACGTTGTCGCCCGGAATCATCGTCTTCGTCGCCGCAATGGCCGCAGGGATGATTGCTCACGACGCTTGGCAACAGTCACGGCTGACCGCGCAACGCGACCGGCAGCTTGCGAGCGCGACGGACGGCTGA
- a CDS encoding L,D-transpeptidase codes for MRSFLIAVTALTLFASGTAQAKVAITVDKDNQQMTVAVDGVERYRWPVSSGLPSYETPSGSFRAFRMEEDHYSKEFDEAPMPHSIFFTKIGHAIHGTDSVSRLGSPASHGCVRLSRENAAKLWDLVKQEGVLNTTVTLTGSSQVALARNPRRGNTAVARRAPQPQYEQQYDSAAGDPVVITPQQQRVAPVARADDGYIYPADGSSNEARYPAPGRRVYDTQAYQQQQQYYDNRGYAPAPQGYYQPRPYYQQRGLFSYQD; via the coding sequence ATGCGTTCCTTCCTCATTGCCGTCACCGCCCTGACGCTGTTCGCCTCGGGCACCGCCCAAGCCAAAGTCGCCATAACAGTCGACAAGGACAACCAGCAGATGACCGTCGCCGTCGACGGTGTCGAGCGTTACCGCTGGCCGGTGTCTTCGGGTCTTCCCTCCTATGAAACACCGAGCGGCAGCTTCCGCGCCTTCCGGATGGAAGAGGACCATTACTCCAAGGAATTCGACGAGGCGCCGATGCCGCACTCGATCTTCTTCACGAAGATCGGTCACGCCATTCACGGCACCGATTCAGTGAGCCGTCTCGGCAGCCCGGCCTCGCATGGCTGCGTACGGCTGTCGCGCGAGAATGCCGCGAAGCTGTGGGATCTGGTGAAGCAGGAAGGCGTTCTCAACACCACGGTGACATTGACCGGCTCATCCCAGGTGGCGCTGGCGCGCAATCCGCGTCGCGGCAATACGGCCGTCGCGCGCCGCGCCCCGCAGCCGCAATATGAACAGCAATACGACTCCGCAGCCGGCGACCCCGTCGTGATCACGCCGCAGCAGCAGCGCGTCGCACCCGTGGCGCGGGCCGACGACGGCTATATCTATCCGGCCGATGGTTCTTCCAACGAAGCGCGATATCCCGCGCCCGGCCGCCGCGTCTACGACACCCAGGCCTATCAGCAGCAACAGCAATATTACGACAACCGCGGCTATGCGCCCGCGCCCCAAGGCTACTATCAGCCGCGGCCTTACTATCAGCAGCGCGGGCTGTTCAGCTATCAGGATTAG
- a CDS encoding ABC transporter permease, whose protein sequence is MNYRAIRAIYLFEMARTWRTLLQSIVSPVVSTSLYFVVFGAAIGSRITEVEGVSYGTFIVPGLVMLSVLTQSIANASFGIYFPKFVGTIYEILSAPVSYIEIVIGYVGAAATKSIILGLIIMATAALFVPLHIQHPLWMLAFLVLTAVTFSLFGFIIGIWADGFEKLQMIPMLVVTPLTFLGGSFYSVDMLPSGWRTITLLNPVVYLISGFRWSFYEIADVSVALSLGMTLAFLAICMVLVWWIFRTGYRLKN, encoded by the coding sequence ATGAATTACCGTGCGATCCGCGCCATCTATCTGTTCGAAATGGCGCGCACCTGGCGCACGCTGCTGCAGAGCATCGTCTCGCCCGTGGTTTCCACCTCGCTTTATTTCGTGGTGTTCGGCGCCGCGATCGGCTCACGCATCACCGAGGTCGAGGGCGTCAGCTACGGCACTTTCATCGTGCCGGGCCTCGTCATGCTGTCGGTACTGACCCAGAGCATCGCCAACGCCTCGTTCGGAATTTATTTTCCGAAGTTCGTCGGCACCATCTACGAGATATTGTCGGCGCCAGTTTCCTATATCGAAATCGTGATCGGCTATGTCGGCGCGGCCGCGACCAAATCCATCATCCTCGGCTTGATCATCATGGCGACCGCCGCGCTGTTCGTGCCGCTGCACATCCAACATCCCCTGTGGATGCTCGCCTTCCTGGTGCTGACGGCGGTGACGTTTAGCCTGTTCGGCTTCATCATCGGCATCTGGGCCGATGGGTTCGAGAAGCTGCAGATGATCCCGATGCTGGTGGTGACGCCGCTGACCTTTCTCGGCGGCAGCTTCTACTCGGTCGACATGCTGCCGTCGGGCTGGCGCACCATCACGCTGCTCAATCCGGTCGTCTACCTGATCTCGGGCTTCCGCTGGAGCTTTTACGAGATCGCCGACGTCAGTGTGGCCTTGAGCCTCGGCATGACGCTCGCCTTCCTCGCCATCTGCATGGTGCTGGTGTGGTGGATCTTCAGGACCGGGTACCGGCTCAAGAATTGA